One genomic region from Leptospira tipperaryensis encodes:
- a CDS encoding ABC transporter ATP-binding protein, producing MKRQSSIVSISNLSKSYSNGFQALKNVSLEIQEGEIIALLGPNGAGKTTLISIICGIVNPTDGFVHVAGKDILKEFRFTRSKIGLVPQELSVHAFESVWATVSFTRGLYGKAPNPDYIEKLLKSLSLWDKKDSTIITLSGGMKRRVLIAKALSHEPAVLFLDEPTAGVDVELRKDMWNIVRNLRESGVTIILTTHYIEEAEEIADRIGVMNKGELILVEDKKILMQKLGKKQILVDLDKSLKKIPATLKTKGLELSKNGKQLVYTYDPHAKQTGISALLQELKKAKIEFQDLNTTQSSLEEIFVQLVKESE from the coding sequence ATGAAACGGCAATCCTCCATTGTTTCTATCAGTAATCTTTCGAAGTCCTATTCGAACGGTTTTCAGGCCTTAAAAAATGTTTCTTTGGAAATTCAAGAAGGCGAAATCATTGCCCTCCTCGGTCCCAACGGAGCGGGTAAGACGACGCTCATATCGATCATCTGCGGAATCGTCAATCCAACTGATGGTTTCGTTCACGTAGCCGGAAAGGATATTCTCAAAGAATTTCGATTCACTCGTTCCAAGATAGGATTGGTTCCTCAGGAGTTGAGTGTACACGCTTTCGAATCCGTCTGGGCTACTGTCAGCTTTACGCGCGGACTTTATGGAAAAGCGCCTAACCCCGATTATATTGAAAAACTTTTAAAGTCTCTTTCTCTTTGGGATAAAAAAGACAGCACGATCATTACACTTTCGGGGGGAATGAAACGTAGAGTCCTCATCGCCAAGGCGCTTTCCCACGAACCGGCGGTTCTCTTTTTAGACGAACCCACCGCCGGCGTGGACGTAGAACTTAGAAAAGATATGTGGAATATCGTTCGTAACCTAAGGGAAAGCGGAGTCACGATCATCCTTACGACACATTATATAGAAGAAGCCGAAGAGATCGCCGACCGAATCGGAGTGATGAACAAGGGAGAATTGATCTTAGTAGAAGATAAGAAAATTCTAATGCAGAAATTGGGTAAAAAACAGATCCTCGTAGATCTCGATAAAAGTTTGAAAAAAATCCCGGCAACTTTAAAAACAAAAGGTTTGGAACTATCTAAGAATGGGAAACAACTCGTTTACACGTATGATCCTCACGCCAAACAAACCGGTATATCTGCCCTTCTTCAAGAATTAAAAAAAGCTAAGATAGAATTTCAAGATCTGAATACGACTCAGAGTTCCTTAGAAGAAATTTTTGTTCAGTTGGTAAAGGAGTCAGAATGA
- a CDS encoding nuclear transport factor 2 family protein translates to MEKTRSSAEVVKDFFNAFGNGDFEGILRLFDEEASIVAVRNDFDRSGLYGTYKGKDGLQKFLSNLGSHFDTKSFSVDSVIGEGDVAFANGSFVHKLKNTGNLFNSDWALKCIVRDNRILGYHFYEDSAAFEKANVSSEGR, encoded by the coding sequence ATGGAAAAAACAAGATCAAGCGCGGAAGTCGTGAAGGATTTTTTTAACGCATTTGGAAACGGAGATTTTGAAGGTATTCTGAGACTTTTTGACGAGGAGGCTTCGATCGTCGCCGTAAGAAATGACTTCGATCGATCGGGGCTTTACGGAACCTACAAAGGAAAGGACGGGCTTCAGAAGTTTCTTTCCAACTTGGGAAGTCACTTCGATACAAAATCTTTTTCGGTGGATTCCGTAATAGGAGAAGGCGACGTTGCGTTTGCAAACGGCAGCTTTGTTCATAAACTAAAGAATACCGGAAATCTGTTTAACAGCGACTGGGCACTGAAATGTATCGTTCGGGACAATCGGATTCTGGGTTATCACTTTTACGAAGACTCCGCGGCTTTCGAAAAGGCGAACGTATCTTCGGAAGGCCGTTGA
- a CDS encoding ABC transporter permease — protein sequence MNLHAIKSIYIFEMSRTWRTLFQSIASPVISTSLYFVVFGSAIGSRIQKVDGVDYGSFIVPGLIMLSLLTESISNSSFGIYFPKFTGTIYEILAAPISMIEIVIGFVGAAATKSVILGTIMLATASLFVPVTIAHPFVMVLFLILTSISFSLFGFIIGIWADNFEKLQIIPMLIITPLVFLGGSFYSASMLPPFWQKVTLFNPVLYLVSGFRWSFYEIADVSVGVSLGMVSIFLTVCMFLVWLIFKTGYKIKK from the coding sequence ATGAATCTTCACGCAATCAAATCCATTTATATTTTCGAAATGTCCAGAACCTGGAGAACCCTTTTTCAAAGCATCGCGTCTCCGGTCATTTCAACATCCTTGTACTTTGTAGTGTTCGGTTCCGCCATCGGATCCAGAATTCAGAAAGTGGATGGAGTCGATTACGGATCCTTTATAGTTCCGGGTCTGATCATGTTGTCTTTATTGACGGAAAGTATATCCAATTCTTCATTTGGAATTTATTTCCCTAAGTTTACCGGAACCATCTATGAGATTTTGGCAGCTCCGATTTCCATGATCGAGATCGTGATCGGATTCGTAGGTGCAGCCGCCACCAAGTCCGTTATCTTAGGAACAATCATGCTCGCGACCGCTTCCTTATTTGTTCCGGTCACCATAGCTCATCCTTTTGTGATGGTCTTATTTTTAATATTGACTTCGATCTCTTTTAGTCTTTTCGGTTTTATCATCGGAATCTGGGCCGATAACTTCGAAAAGTTGCAGATCATTCCAATGTTGATCATCACTCCTCTCGTGTTTCTCGGAGGAAGTTTTTATTCAGCGAGTATGCTTCCGCCGTTTTGGCAAAAGGTTACACTTTTCAATCCGGTTCTCTATCTCGTGAGCGGTTTTCGCTGGAGCTTTTATGAAATCGCGGACGTAAGCGTGGGCGTCAGTTTAGGAATGGTTTCCATTTTTCTGACTGTCTGTATGTTTTTAGTTTGGTTGATTTTTAAAACCGGATACAAAATTAAAAAATAA
- a CDS encoding SDR family NAD(P)-dependent oxidoreductase has product MKRNQNSFLGKKIFISGGSTGIGKGLALEFAQKGASVVISARGKKALEETVKLLKKIGPKDAIYDFVIADVSDVSQVKKAAKKTLQILNGLDLLICNSGYAKVGKVNDMEDSDFRNLMDINFFGHVNVIRAFQDHFIKQGSGDIVLISSMLATFSIYGYGAYSASKFAITGFAQSLRQEMMLHNVRVKIFLPPTTETPGLEKENQDKPDLVKEIEMGSALNATHSVEKVSRAFVSWFPKRKFIGYATWDSWLQYFLVRHFPEWTLLLADGELRSAQKRLNRKNAVN; this is encoded by the coding sequence ATGAAACGAAATCAGAATTCTTTCTTGGGAAAAAAGATCTTCATCTCCGGAGGTTCTACGGGAATCGGGAAAGGCCTCGCTCTTGAGTTCGCTCAAAAAGGAGCGAGCGTCGTGATTTCGGCAAGGGGAAAAAAAGCCCTGGAAGAAACCGTTAAATTGCTCAAAAAAATCGGTCCCAAAGACGCAATCTATGACTTTGTAATTGCAGACGTCTCCGATGTTTCGCAAGTAAAAAAGGCCGCGAAAAAAACCCTCCAGATCCTGAACGGTTTGGATCTTTTGATCTGTAACAGCGGTTATGCGAAAGTGGGAAAGGTAAACGACATGGAAGATTCCGATTTTCGAAATCTAATGGATATCAACTTTTTCGGTCACGTAAACGTGATTCGAGCCTTCCAGGATCATTTTATAAAACAAGGTTCCGGAGATATCGTTCTGATTTCTTCGATGCTCGCAACGTTCTCAATCTATGGATACGGCGCTTACTCCGCGAGTAAGTTTGCCATCACCGGATTTGCGCAGTCTCTTCGTCAAGAAATGATGCTTCACAACGTTCGAGTTAAGATTTTTCTACCGCCGACGACGGAGACTCCCGGTTTAGAAAAGGAAAATCAAGACAAACCCGACCTCGTAAAAGAAATCGAAATGGGTTCAGCACTCAATGCAACTCATTCCGTGGAAAAGGTTTCCCGTGCCTTTGTTTCCTGGTTTCCGAAAAGAAAATTTATCGGTTATGCAACCTGGGATTCTTGGCTTCAATATTTTTTAGTGAGACATTTTCCGGAATGGACGCTGCTTTTGGCTGACGGGGAACTTAGATCCGCTCAAAAAAGATTAAACCGAAAAAACGCCGTAAATTAA
- a CDS encoding MerR family transcriptional regulator: MKKKPNPAKDEDSNQKELELDLEILGKLVVGIGEVSEITQIPVRKIRYWEDKGIIRSLTEEEGKNRRYDYRNIKKILLIKELLDEGFTLEAAAKKVENRIATVNSVFEQLTKFKKTKS; encoded by the coding sequence ATGAAAAAAAAGCCTAACCCCGCAAAAGACGAAGATTCAAATCAAAAAGAATTGGAGCTTGATCTAGAGATTCTTGGGAAACTCGTAGTCGGCATCGGGGAAGTTTCCGAAATCACACAAATCCCGGTTCGAAAAATTCGCTACTGGGAAGACAAAGGAATCATCCGTTCTCTTACGGAAGAAGAAGGAAAAAATAGAAGATACGATTATCGGAATATAAAGAAAATCTTATTGATCAAAGAACTTTTAGACGAGGGTTTTACTCTGGAAGCGGCGGCCAAAAAAGTGGAGAATCGAATCGCAACCGTAAATTCCGTGTTTGAACAGTTAACAAAATTTAAAAAAACAAAGTCGTAG